Part of the Cervus elaphus chromosome 18, mCerEla1.1, whole genome shotgun sequence genome is shown below.
TACTACTTGTTCACTGTCTCTCTCCCATTAAATCATAAGCTCCATGAGGCTAGAGATGCCGGCTGTTTCATTTACTGTGTGTCTTTAGCATCTAACATACTGGTTGATATATAATAAGTACTCATATATTAGCTTTTGTTATTATTGCTTAATAAACTTTTGTTGGTATAATAAATATCTTTCAAATGTCAGCTTAGAAGTTACCTTTTTAGTGGAGACTTCTATTTAAGAAAACTCTGGTCCTTCCTTCTTTGAGTCTAGTATAATGTGTCTACATGTTTTCATCATCTGCTGATAATAGTatatattgcatttatttatttatgtctttctttttaatatgatcATAAGCTCCTGAAAGGCAGAGACTGAGTTTTAGTCATATTTAAATCTCCATTGCTTTTCTTAATGACTCTTACTTAGGTTTTTTACATAACAGATCCATTATTTCATCATCATCCTTTTGAACCAGTCCAGTctgtcatttttaaatgatgttccAAACTAAGCAAAATAGTCTGGGTTTTGGAGAGAATGTCTTTTAGTCTTCTGATATTCATAATATACTTCTTTGTGTAACCCTTTAAGATcagttttttgttatttgttcGTTTGTTTTTAGCACATATTGAGCTTGTGGTCAGATGAAAACCTCACATTTTTTGCTTGAGCAATTCTGGATTTTCTTAAAACGTAAATAAAGGACTTTGAACCTTATCCttgcttttaatttaatattGTTCACTTGCACCCAGTATTTCCAGCCTAGTTCTTTGTCTTGATTCTGTCATTTTTACACTTTACTGCTGTTTCTTGCTTTGTCTTGTTCATAAGTTGGGGAAGTATGTTAACTAAGGCGTGTGGCCCATCATCTGATCTTATCTGAAATTGGTTAATCAAGCATTCTCTAGTGTTATTCAGGTTTTCAATGCAAAGTATTAAAAACCATCTGATACTGCAGTcttctttttagttttaaaaagcttttaatttaaattttatttttatttttggccacaccacacagcatgtggatcTTAAGATACCTGATCAGGGATCAGACTTATGCTCCCTTCCATGGAAGAGCAAGAATCTTGGatgactgccagggaggtccctgatACTGCAGTCTTTTACCAGTTATGAACATAACTGATTACCTTTCTGATGGCAAAATATACTGCATTAACCAGCCCAGAAgaactttcagaaataaaatttggGTAGCTTATATGACCTGTTTGAAACACTTATGGTAGTCTATAATGGTTGTCAAACTGGCTATTTAAAAATCTCTACTTCCTAGTATTTAACAGGGATTGACTTCTGTTCCACATTTCagaatctattctttttcagtttttatttatttttgtttaaaaagttttttatattggggtatagttgattaacagtgttgtgttattttcagatgtacaacaaagtgattcagttatcacatatacatgtatcttttctttttcaagttctttttccatttaggttgttacataatattgagcagagttccctgtgctatatagaccatccttgttggctatctgttttgttttgtttaaaaacatttttttaattagttaatttattttcattggaagataatcactttacaatattgtgatggtttttgccatacatcaacatgaattggccacaggtgtgtatgtgtgctggcCCAGCACCCcggctgccccgccccgccccgccccactgggttgtcccagagcactggctttcaGTGCCCCGCTTCATGCATCGATCTTGCACTGGTCTTCTGTTTCACGTATGGTAATGTACatatttcagtgctattctctcaaattatcccaccctcacctgcctcttgagaaacctgtatgcaggtcaggaagcaacagttagaactggacatggaacaacagactggttccaaataggagaaggagtccgtcaaggctgtatattgtcaccctgcttatttaacttatatgcagagtacatcatgagaaatgctgggctggaggaagcacaagctggaatcaagattgctgggagaaatatcaataacctcagatatgcagatgacaccacccttaacggcagaaagtgaagaggaactaaagagcctcttgaaagtgaaagaggagagtgaaaacgttggcttaaagctcaacattcagaaaactaagatcatggcatctggtcccatcacttcagggcagatggaaactgtggaaacagtgacaggttttatttttgggggggctccaaatcactgcagatgttgactgcaaccgtgaaatgaaaagacgcttgctccttggaaggaaagttgtgaccagtctggacagtatgttaaaaagcagagacattactttgccaacaaaggtccgtctagtcaaggctatggtttttccagtagtcatgtatggatgtgagagttggactacaaagaaagctgagcgccaaagaattgatgcttttgaactgtggtgttggagaagactcttgagagtcccttggactgcaaggagatccaaccagtccatcctaaaggagatcagtcctgggtgttcattggagggactgatgttgaagctgaaactccagtactttggccacctgatgcgaagagctgactcatttgaaaagaccctgatgctgggagggattgggagcaggaggagaaggggacgacagaggatgaggtggttggatggcatcaccgactcaatggacatgggtttgggtggactccgggagttggtgatgaacagggaggcctggcgtgctgcagttcatggggtcacaaagagtcggacacgactgagcgactgaactgactgactgacacctCTCACTGAGTTcagaaagtctgttctttatatctgtgtctcctatGTTGCCCTGCGTGTAGGATCATtggtactgtctttctaaattccatatgtatgcattcatacacagtatttgtctttctctttctgactgattcACTGGCTATCCAttataaatacagcagtgtgtgtcTATCAGTCCCAAACTTCATAAGTACCCCTCTTGCCCACCTTTCCACTCTGCTAACGTAATCAaaccccactggccttcaaagccagattcTCTGGGAACTCCTCCCCCTTCCCATCCCCCAGCCTGGAAAGGCCGACATGGGGCTCAGAACTTGCTCCTGTGGGATAACTTCCATGGTATAATTGTTCTCAGATTTGTGAGTTGCCCACCCAACTGGTTTGTGATTTGATTTTATCGCAGTTGTGCATTTTCTACTGTTCcttgtggtttcttctttattttggatGTAGGGTGTCATTTTGGAAGGTTccagagtttgtttttttcctgtcagtggttgttcagcagttagaTGTGTTTTTGTACGGAGTGAACTTATATCCTACTCCACCATTTTGAGCTAATCTCAAGTAATGTTCTTTTTTAGAATCTATTCTTTCCCACCTCTGACAGTGCTCTTAGGCTAATTAAGTTCCCAAAGTTCACAGACTGTTACCCAAACTCTGTTACCCAAACTCTGTGATCTAATTTATTTGATTTGGGAATTAATTCATTCAAAACAATTAGTTGTTCTTATTTTGGACTTCActtcttttttaatgatatttcttCTCTTCAGGCCACATTGAAAATTGTTCTCACTGatggataaaacaaacaaacaaaaaggaatcATATAGCTTTACTTCCTTTTAATCAGCATAATAATAGCCCAAGGCAATGATTCTGTTTCCTCCATCTCTGCACTTCTGCATTAGATTGTTTGCAAGCTTCAAGTCATTTAAACATCTTGACACAATGTTTTAGGTGTCTGttactatattaaaataattcttacatgtcattttaaaaatttaggtttATGGAGAACTTACTGTGTCTACATACATATCTCTCTACTTTCTCGTAAAGATTATTCATATGACTTATTTTTTacagttcattttctttcttccattagagtttACTATAGTGCTTTCGAATCAGACagatttaaaattgaattttagcTTTGTCTGTTAATGACTTTATGTCTTTGTTAAATTCATTACCCTCTCTGAACTAATTGATCCATTATAAAAATGAGGATAAGAATAATTGCCTTATAAGATTTTGTTGAGATTTAATATGGTTAATACATTTAAGGCACCATAGTGCCTTGCATTTAATAAGCTCTAAATGTAGATATTACCAGAGTTTTCCTACCTAAGGACTGTGAAATCAGCTTTCCTAAAGAATAGGGCACTTGTCTAGCTATGCTTGCTGTTCTCTCAAGATGCTGCTGCTTATCATTTCTACTCTTAACTGTTTCTTACTATTCTGATTTAGCTTCAGAGGAGTGATTGATTTTTTTGTAGTGAGATATAACATATATCATGtagttcacccatttaaagtgtacaattcagtgatttctAGTGTATTTACAAAGTTATGCATCTGTCATCAGTATcttaatttcagaacattttcattaccccagaaagaagtgaaagttgctcagtcgtttccgatttatcatgatcccatggactgtagcccaccaggctcctctgtccatgggattctccaggcaagaatactggagtgggttgccattcccttctccaggggatcttcccgacccagggattgaatctgggtctcccgcactgcagagaGATCctttacgtctgagccaccagtcatTGTGTATTTCTCCGTTTTCCCAGTCCTTGGAAAACACTAATCTGCTTCTTatgtctatggatttgcctattctgaacataTCATAGAAATGGAATTCGTGCAATATATGgcattttgtgtctggcttatttcagttagcataatgttctcattTTCAGGTATACTTTATTTCActttatggccaaataattttccattcaatgaattttaaaaatgtgctgtATCCATTCTTTAGTtcatgaacatttgggttgtttccacttaaGGACTaacatgaataatgctgctatgaacatttttgtacaagtttttgtgtgaacatctgttttcatttctcttgagtatatacctaggagtaatTCTGAGTTTAACCTTTCAAGGAACTCTGTTCTCCAAAAGGGCTGCATCATTTTATAACTCCCTCCCCAAGCACTGTAAGTTTCAGTTCCATTTGCTCTCCAGTAGCTGGTGGTGTTGGCTTTTTTGATTTGAGCCTTTCTAATGGGTGTgcagtagtatctcattgtggttttaatttgcatcttctAGTGTTGCAGtgttgagcatatttttatgtgctttttgCCATCTCTATGTCCTTGAAGTGCCTGTTTAaatgttttgtatgttttttcttggctccatttgttttgttactgagttttgagagttctttatagaATCTTTATCGAATAGTTTTTTTGTAAACATTTCTTTATCAAATagttttgcaaattttttttatcaagtaGTTGTTTTGCAAACACTTCTTCCTAGCCTgtggtttctcttttttgtgtTCATGATACTGTCTTGTGaagagaagtttttaattttgataaagtctaatttactttttttcttttatggattgtaCTTTGGTGTTAtagctaagaaatctttgcctacctCAGTGTCACAGTGAttctctcctgttttcttctaaaagttttacagtCTTGGATTTTACATTTAGGTGCATAATTTCgagttattttttgtgtatgtttgttaTTGAATTTTTAGTGTCATTGTACTCAGCTCTCACCCCAAAaattcatgaaatttaaaaaataaatacatgaacttaatttagttgctaaattcttaaagtgaattttaaattattaggtGATTTTAATGTAAGTTCTTGCAAAGGATATATTCATAGCTTTTCATAGTTTATTTAATGCTGTGAAATTATCTTCATATTGCCAATTTGATGTACAAGTATTCACAAGTTATAATCGTTAAAATGTTGTTAAAATGCcagcattttaaattataatttgaatgaaaaaagtaaacatttatcTTGAGACAATAAAATATGAAGCTAGATTAATACTTTGCAAGCATCAGTCATTAGCAAAGAGGTTACTTCTTTCCCCTCAAAGCCTTCCTTTTCAGTCTGTCCTCTTTCTGAAGCAGCTACCACTATGTTTCATTCCTTCTCCAAGTCTTTGTGCAGTTGTCGCTCCCCATGAGGGCTTCCCCTtgaccacattttttaaaaattgcagtcCTTCTTCATTGCAGTAGTCCTGGTTCTACTTTCGCTTTTTCTCTTTACACTTTACTATCCTCTGCATAAATTTgacttatttgttttttctgtcaGAATTTAAGGTCTCTTAAGGCAgcgttttgttcactgatgtataCCTACCATCTAAAATGGTGCCTAGCAtgtagtaggtgttcagtaaatgctgaatgaataaatatatgaagtTTTACATGTTTGTCACAATGTTAATTTTAAACCTCAGAGTTTCTAATAGGAACATAGTAACCTAGGAAAATACCTTACAATAAACTGtttaagatgattttttaaacatttcctatCAAAGCCTTTATTTTCATgaatattgtttttttatttgtgtgATTATTGTTTGCAGGGCTCAGTTTGGCAAAGGCTTGGTGCAGACGTGACAGCAGTTGAGTTTTTGGGTCATGTTGGTGGTGTTGGAATTGATATGGAAATCTCTAAAAACTTTCAACGTATCCTTCAAAAACaaggatttaaatttaaattaaacacAAAAGTTACTGGTGCTACTAAGAAATCAGATGGAAAAATTGATGTTTCGTAAGTATGCTACATTTGTTTTTGATATGGTATCCTTCTGTgtgtttctttaagaaaaacatttagcTTTAAGAATCCAGTTTTTTATATCTTAGTACCACTTTATTGTGTAGTGTAGCTCAGTATTGCTTATCCAGTCAGCCCTCTGAAGTTCATGATTGCATTGATGATAGAAAAATTAACCCAGTGTTCTCATTTGTAATGTACTTTTTCATAGTATACATTCAGAACAATTTAAACTctcaacattcagtaaaatcattatttttagacAGATGCATGGGGAAATCAGTAAGATTATTGATTAAATTGCTTACTGTGTGCCTGGTATTCTACTGTTTTCAACACTGAAGTAACTTGCCTAATGTCTCATAGCTTGTGGCAGAAGCACTACTTGAGCTTGGATCTATATTCTTAAACCATGTCAATACAGCCTTTTGTTGTGAGGTTCAAATGATAGACCTCTAGAGGATATGTACATTTTTCATTGCCTGACCctgtttatgtattatttatgattaaaataaacTGTCAGAAGTGTCATTTATACTTAAGTAACGTCTGATCTTAAGTTTCCAGTATCTGCCAGCTATTCATGTAGATATGTTTTACAATTACATGCTGCTTATTACCTAGTATTGAGGCTGCTTCTGGTGGTAAAGCTGAAGTTATCACTTGTGATGTACTGCTGGTTTGCATCGGCCGACGACCCTTTACTCAGAATTTGGGACTAGAAGAGCTTGGAATTGAGCTGGATCCTAGAGGTAGAATTCCAGTGAATACCAGATTCCAAACTAAAATTCCAAAGTAAGTTGCATACCTACCTgcattttcaataattttaaataaacacttgTCATGCTTTAAAAATGCATTGGCTTTGGGGAAGAATAGTAAAATTATAacctgtaaaagaaaaataattgaatttttcattttacccAAAGCGTAGAACTTGAACCTGGAAGAGctctatttgatttatttttcggTGACTTGCTAACTGGAAACTCATAGTTTTTGACTCTGGCATGACCGAAGATGAGTGTCTGTGCTTTCAGAAGCTCACTGTTTCTTCTGACCTCTGTGGCAGCATCTATGCGATCGGTGATGTCGTTGCTGGTCCCATGCTGGCTCACAAAGCGGAGGACGAAGGCATCATCTGTGTTGAGGGGATGGCTGGTGGCGCTGTGCACATTGACTACAACTGTGTGCCGTCGGTGATTTACACACACCCGGAAGTTGCTTGGGTTGGCAAATCAGAAGAGCAGTTGAAAGAAGAGGTAATTCTGAATGAGGGTGGTTTTACTCTAATGTGTGATTTGACTTAATGACAGTGGTGGTTAAGAACCCTTTCATTATTGCATTAATGCATTTTAATAACTATGTAGAACATTACAGGTAAGTTTGAATAATTCTTTACTTTATTAGTATCAGAAAGGAGAGAGTATTTGCTTGCCtgtatttaaaaatgagtaattcTAGAGGTCTTATATTTGGCTTTGAAGTATATCCAGGTGGAATGACACTTGAATTTGCTTGTGtttgtttccaaaatattttttctgtgataAACCTTTTGGTCTTTCCTTCTATATGCTGTGTGAAGAACTGCCTTCTTGAGATTTAGTTCTGATAAATGGTAGATGATTTCagcaaatggaaatgaattttttGAGAATTTATGTAAGCTCTCAATTTCTGTCtctcacagggtattgaatacaAAGTTGGGAAATTCCCCTTTGCTGCTAACAGCAGAGCTAAGACAAACGCTGACACAGATGGCATGGTGAAGATTCTCGGGCAGAAATCGACAGACAGAGTCCTGGGGGCACATATTCTAGGACCCGTGAGTACTATAAAGCCGGAAGTCCCATTAGGGTTTCTGGAAAGCATTGCTACTTAGTATATTAATTTAAAACCACCTAGTGGTTACATTTTGAGGTTATTATTTACTAGCAGAAGTTTGAACATAGCTTCTTTGTGCCTTGTTTCTAGCACTGGGTCTTGCCTGTCACATCATCTGTATTCCCTGCGCAACTAAGATATCCTTTTAAAACACaccccagaaaaaaataaaataaaataaaacacacccCAGGCCGTTTGCCTGCTTAAACTCTCTGGTGGTGCTTTCCACTGCAGACCTAGACCCAAGGCTCCACTGAAGTTTGGTCCCAACTGTCTTTCTGACATCATCTCTTTCCACTCATTCTCTTTGCTCGTTAATTCCCTGTCTCATGGGCCTtctctcagtttttttctttctttgtatttttttgataggtaagaagtggatttatttagagagaaacatacTCCACAAAGTGTGGACCATCTCAGAAAGTGAGAGCACCTTCTCAAAATTTCTTAATAGGCCAAAACTTGTTCCCATTTTAAAGCCTTCCTGCTTATAGACCATTTGTTTAGAATCCTATGTCTCCAGATCTTTGTATGACTGGCTTATTTAGCTTGGTTCAAATGTTACCTTCTAAGAAAAGCCTTTTCTACCACTGCATTTGAAGTATGCCCTCCCCTAGGTTTCAGATGTATCAGTGATGATAATAGAACATTTGAGTGCTTACTCTGTAACAGTTTTTCCTAAATACATGCATTAACTTGGGTTTTCAGGACTCTGTGCAGTAGCTGTTGTTCATCCCTTTTTTGAGGCGAGTAAATGGAATGAAGCACAGAGTCAGTGAGTAATTGAGGTAGTAAGTggtaggatttgaatccaggccacTTATCTTCAGAGCCCAAGCTCTTCTGTGCTACTTTTTTCTGTTAGGATTTTTCCAGCTGGAGGCAGTTAACTATTCTAATCTGTCCTATTAGATGGTAGTTGTTTTGCCATAGAAACAGAATTACTtcttgatttattattttaaagggtGCTGGTGAAATGATAAATGAAGCTGCACTTGCACTGGAATACGGAGCATCCTGTGAAGATATAGCTAGAGTCTGTCATGCACATCCGGTAACAACACACACAATTAATGGCTACCTAAATTTTCTTCTGACTCACAAATACTTGgtttttaattctaaatttctTCCCTTTCAGACCTTATCAGAAGCTTTTAGAGAAGCAAACTTGGCTGCATCATTTGGCAAATCAATCAACTTTTAAATGAGAAGATTATATTTTTCTGAAGTTTCCTGGGGACTTTTGTAGAGGTCACATTTCTGAACAGGAAATGGCTCACAGCTGCAAAAATTTCTAGGACTGAATTATGAAACTTTTGGAAGGTATTTAATAGGTTTGGACAGAATTGAATAATCTcttatctatattttaaataaatttaatagttTTCACTGCATTAATATCTGCAGAAAAAAGCTACTTATAGTAGCTTCCTGGAAAATTTTCTTCaacccatattttctttttttttttttcaacccatATTTTCATGCTATTTATGAAGGGTTCAGCGTCACTGAATTTATGTTAAGTGGCTTTTATCTCTGATACAGGACTGACTTACATGGATGCAGCTGGAGTATGATGTGTGAACAGCTCTGTTTGAACCAAGGTGATCAGGTTATTTGAAACTTGGTTTTCACATTGGAAACAGTCATTAGAATAAGTTGGAAACATGTATAAACTGATGTAAATAAAAAACGATGATCTCAGTTATTTTAATCCCCAGTGTCTTGGTGGTTAGAGGTAAAATTtgtgtttagatttttaaggTTCTGTTGAGGTCTAAAGTATAGTTATACAGTTAACCAAAGTAAGGCAGTGTATATACAAAATCAAGtatcagatggagaaacaatgtaTTACAGTGGAAAATGAAGACACGGAAATAAACAtgtcttaaatattcatttactGGTTATTCTGAGTGGATATCAAGATGGTCCTAGTTTTTTTGACTACCTCTAGTGTATATTCTTCTTTGTTACTCTTTATTACTGCTTTTATAGACCAGGATGTATCTTTTCTTTCCACATTGTAGGATAATACTAAGGTATTTAAAAGGTcattatcctttcatctgttttaGCAATACCTACTAAATGTTTAGCATTTATTTTTGGAGAAAGAACATAAGGGAATCTTTAATCGACTTTCTTTTCCTAAGTGGATTTCCAGTTTATCCTGTCTGGGtaaaattgactttttctttaaagagtgCTATAAAGTAATAGttattgataaatatttaaaatgactgTTTCTTAAAACACTTAAATAAGTGTTAAATACTAAAGAGACTTTTGCATGTTATAAGTCATTTCACATTTATTCATCAAATTGCAGTGCACTTGATGTCAATTTAAAGGACACCTATATTAAGGAAAGTTTGGAGAATATAGTTTATTAGCAGAAGGCTATGCAGAATAAGATACCAGTTGATCAGAGATTAAAGGAAAATGTTTAATAACCTTcaggttttaatttatttacatataggtcacattttccttttttttcacatGTCCAGTGGTCTTGACTTGTATTATGGTCACTGTAAATCAATACATTCTAAAGACTGGATTCTGTTACCTCTGGAAAATACTGAATTTTTTAGTGAGCAGTTAACTTGATTGAATGCCAAACTCTTGTTGTCTTTATGTGTGTGGGATGCAGGGGAAGGCAGCTGAAATCTCTACTCAGTTGTTTTAGCTTCACTTGGGCTGCCTGAAGTTTGTACCATGCACATGTAGTGCACAGGTGAGTCAGAGATTGGGCAAGGAGTATGCAGAATTTATTATACCTGTCTTTTCTAGGGTTCTTCCCCTCATTTCAATTGCTGTTGGTTGCCCCAAACTCTGTCCTCCAATTCCTTAACCAGTAAAACTTGGCTTCTGCTCAAGTTGCCACTTCCTGGGACTTGCCCTTAAgtgaaaagctattaaaaatgagAATTCCACCCAGTGCTGTTGTTTGAGTGGtactcctccaccccaccccacctatTTCTGATTGTTGTCCAGtaactttacttttttaaaatatattttattcagagTTTTCAGTTAATCTATTGGAGTGTTGGTCTGAATGTGCTATTCCCCATTATTGGTAATCAATCTctgaatctttttaaaatctgaaatccCAATATCCTGTGAAGTGCTAATTTATTTAAACTTCAAATGTGTCCTCTACTCTAGGTAGAAAGATCTGATTAAGGAATagtgaaatataatttaatatggactactgccatctatggggtcacatagagtcagacgcgactgaagtgacttagcagcagcagtagagacACAAAATAATAGTTAAATGCAACTTTAAAGGTTCCCACTCAGTATGAGAATGAAACTATATCTGGGAATGAAGTCCtgtataaaacaaattttaagtgtTCACTCATTGTTATGTACTAAGTTCTAAGTATTCTCTTGACTTGTAAAGGATGGGGCTGTTAGTTGTCCAGTTCATTGAGCTGATTAAAATTAgtaatttcaattaaaatgagatttttagtTGGCTGAAAAGGAATGAGGAGTAGTGAAGATTTCTACTTAATTGTAAGTAAAATGCTTATAATCAAGGGGGAAAAAGATTTAGATGCTCCAGTAGATGAGGAGGTACAACCACTTTGTTAGCTATTAGGATTTCTACCTAAATAAGAGTGACAAATAAATGCCTGGAACCAGAAGAAAGTTGCCTTATTGTTGAAATTAAAGCTGTTTACATAACCATAACTTGTTTGGGCCCAGCTTCAAATGCAGCTGTGTTAGATGTGTGGGTGGTGGTTAAGTGGAATACGGAATAACCTTGCTCTAAGGAGAGGGTGTGAGAGTGACCTAGGGCCTGGCCTGTTTCCAGCCAAGTCAGCTGTGAGGTTGACAAAAGGCTTGACAGTTGTGTTCCATGTATCTTCTTTGTCCTGTGGAATAACTGATTGTTACCGGATTGTGAAATTAAATACAATATAATGTAAGATCTGAGAAATGACAGCATCCTTCTGTACTTTTAAGTAGCCCTGCCCACTTGGCATAAGCAGTGTCCCTAAACGTTGGCTCAATTTAAACATTCCCCTCAGCAACCCTAGCCCTGTTGTAGGTGGCAGctctctggtttttaaaaattttattggagtatagttgatttacaatttgtattaatttcttctgtacagcaaagtgactcagttatacctatatatattttccattatgacttGTCAGAGGATCGTGAgtataggtccctgtgctatacggttggaccttgtttatccatcccatatataatagtttgccttTGCTAATCTCAAATTCCCATTCCTTTCCTCCCTATGCCCCCTCTGCTGTGGCAACCATGTCTCTTCTTTATCTCTGTTTCATATATATGCTGATTTGTatactattttagattccacatataaatggtggtggtggttgagctgctaagtcgtgtctgactctctgctgtACCATAcattgcagcaccccaggctcctctgtcttcagtctcttggagtttgctcagattcatgtccagtgGGTCATCCATGGGCTATCTATCTCCTCTtctgtaaccatctcatcctatgtaaatgataatcatatggtatttgtttctctttataactttacttagtatgataatctctagatccatccatattacagcaaatggcattatttcattttagccattttatttctgtgtatggtgtgaggat
Proteins encoded:
- the DLD gene encoding dihydrolipoyl dehydrogenase, mitochondrial → MQSWSRVYCSLVKKGHFNRISHGLQGVSVVPLRTYADQPIDADVTVIGSGPGGYVAAIKAAQLGFKTVCVEKNETLGGTCLNVGCIPSKALLNNSHFYHLAHGKDFASRGIEMSEVRLNLEKMMEQKSNAVKALTGGIAHLFKQNKVVHVNGYGKITGKNQVTATKADGSTQVIDTKNILIATGSEVTPFPGITIDEDTVVSSTGALSLKKVPEKLVVIGAGVIGVELGSVWQRLGADVTAVEFLGHVGGVGIDMEISKNFQRILQKQGFKFKLNTKVTGATKKSDGKIDVSIEAASGGKAEVITCDVLLVCIGRRPFTQNLGLEELGIELDPRGRIPVNTRFQTKIPNIYAIGDVVAGPMLAHKAEDEGIICVEGMAGGAVHIDYNCVPSVIYTHPEVAWVGKSEEQLKEEGIEYKVGKFPFAANSRAKTNADTDGMVKILGQKSTDRVLGAHILGPGAGEMINEAALALEYGASCEDIARVCHAHPTLSEAFREANLAASFGKSINF